Proteins encoded together in one Bacteroides ovatus window:
- a CDS encoding cation:proton antiporter, with the protein MSHLPTLIADLALILISASIITLLFKWLKQPLVLGYIIAGLLAGPYINIFPTVGDIENINIWAEIGVIFLLFALGLEFSFKKLMNVGSTAFITAITEVISMLLIGYLVGQLLGWGTMNSIFLGGMLSMSSTTIIIKAFNDLELRNQRFTGIVFGTLVVEDLIAILMMVLLSTMAVSQDFVGEDLLISVLKVVFFLILWFLIGIFVIPAFLKKAKKLMNNETLLIVSLGLCLGMVVLATYTGFSTALGAFIMGSILAETIEAEHIEHIIQPVKDLFGAIFFVSVGMLVNPAVLVEYAWPVIIITLVTIIGKAIFSSFGVLLSGEPLNTSIKSGFSLAQIGEFAFIIAGLGVSLKVLDPFISPIIVAVSVITTFTTPYFIRLANPFAEWLYKILPTKVQETLDRYASGKKTMNHDSDWKKLLKNMIGRVVIYSVLLTAIWLLSIQIIYPAISEMFTPITIWIKLVMCLGTLLLMTPFLWALISNKYNSSELFLKLWRDENYNHGRLVSLVLGRVSVALFFITSVVISYFKLNWGISVIIAIAVVALILILREDLTQYSRLETRFLANLNRREEVAKKRHPLKTSFNSEFNDKDLDLTSILVSPYSDYIGKSLGELSFRQNFGVNVVAITRGDLNIYIPKSSEHIYPQDKLTVVGTDTQLQEFRNRIEDVKNTSDMDAVDKKITLHSFTVDEEFRFLNQTIAQSHLGEKHDSIVVAIERNDELITLDKDTTFQLGDLVWIVGNREKIREILYLT; encoded by the coding sequence ATGTCACACTTGCCAACTTTGATTGCCGACCTTGCGCTGATATTAATATCGGCCAGTATCATAACCTTGTTGTTCAAATGGCTAAAACAGCCTTTAGTCTTAGGTTACATTATTGCCGGATTGCTGGCAGGTCCTTATATTAATATTTTCCCTACAGTAGGAGATATTGAGAATATCAATATATGGGCAGAAATAGGTGTTATATTCCTGCTCTTTGCACTCGGACTGGAGTTTAGTTTTAAGAAGCTCATGAATGTAGGTTCCACAGCTTTTATAACGGCTATCACCGAAGTAATCAGTATGTTGCTCATTGGATATTTGGTGGGACAATTATTAGGATGGGGCACTATGAATTCCATTTTCCTGGGGGGAATGTTGTCTATGTCGTCCACTACAATCATTATCAAAGCCTTCAATGATCTGGAATTGCGTAACCAACGTTTTACCGGTATCGTATTCGGTACTCTGGTAGTGGAAGACCTGATTGCTATCTTAATGATGGTGCTTCTTTCCACAATGGCAGTGAGTCAAGACTTTGTGGGTGAAGATTTGCTGATAAGTGTGCTCAAGGTCGTTTTCTTTTTAATCCTGTGGTTTCTCATAGGTATCTTCGTTATTCCGGCCTTTCTCAAAAAAGCAAAGAAGTTGATGAATAACGAAACTCTTCTGATTGTCTCTCTCGGTCTTTGTCTGGGAATGGTGGTATTGGCTACTTACACAGGTTTTTCAACAGCGCTAGGAGCATTTATCATGGGATCTATCCTTGCCGAAACCATCGAGGCCGAACATATCGAACATATCATACAACCGGTAAAAGATCTCTTCGGAGCTATCTTTTTCGTTTCGGTCGGTATGCTAGTGAATCCGGCTGTATTGGTAGAATACGCCTGGCCTGTCATCATCATTACACTGGTTACCATTATCGGCAAAGCCATTTTCTCTTCGTTTGGCGTACTCTTATCCGGAGAACCACTGAACACTTCCATCAAATCCGGATTCAGCCTGGCACAAATCGGAGAGTTTGCTTTCATTATTGCCGGACTGGGTGTTTCGCTCAAAGTGCTTGATCCGTTTATTTCACCTATCATTGTGGCTGTATCTGTTATTACCACTTTCACGACTCCTTACTTTATCCGTTTAGCCAATCCTTTTGCCGAATGGCTTTACAAAATATTGCCTACTAAAGTACAGGAGACATTAGATCGTTATGCTTCCGGCAAGAAGACCATGAACCACGATAGTGACTGGAAGAAATTACTAAAAAACATGATTGGGAGAGTTGTCATCTATAGCGTACTGCTCACTGCTATTTGGCTGCTGTCGATACAAATCATTTATCCCGCCATCAGCGAAATGTTTACTCCTATCACTATATGGATCAAACTGGTGATGTGTCTGGGTACTCTTCTGCTTATGACTCCTTTTTTATGGGCGCTCATCTCCAACAAATACAACTCTTCGGAATTATTCCTGAAGCTATGGAGAGACGAGAATTACAATCACGGACGCCTGGTTTCCCTGGTTCTGGGACGTGTATCTGTTGCTCTTTTCTTTATCACTAGTGTAGTCATCAGCTACTTTAAACTAAACTGGGGAATAAGTGTGATTATTGCCATAGCCGTAGTAGCATTGATTCTTATTCTTAGGGAAGACCTCACGCAATATTCACGATTGGAAACAAGATTCCTTGCCAATCTTAACCGACGGGAAGAGGTAGCTAAAAAACGGCACCCGCTAAAAACAAGTTTCAATAGCGAATTCAATGATAAAGACCTTGACTTGACATCTATCCTCGTATCGCCTTATTCCGATTACATCGGCAAGTCTTTAGGAGAACTTTCATTCAGGCAAAATTTTGGAGTAAATGTCGTCGCGATCACTCGTGGCGATCTGAACATATATATACCGAAAAGCTCTGAACACATCTATCCGCAGGATAAATTGACAGTAGTTGGTACAGATACGCAATTGCAGGAATTCAGAAATAGAATAGAAGATGTAAAAAATACATCAGATATGGATGCAGTGGATAAAAAGATAACTCTCCACTCTTTCACGGTAGACGAAGAATTCCGCTTTTTAAATCAGACCATCGCTCAGTCTCATTTAGGAGAGAAGCATGATAGCATTGTTGTAGCTATTGAACGAAATGACGAACTGATTACCTTGGATAAAGACACAACTTTCCAATTAGGGGATCTCGTCTGGATTGTAGGCAACCGGGAAAAGATTAGAGAAATACTGTACTTAACGTAA
- a CDS encoding inorganic phosphate transporter — protein MELLVTIIILALIFDYINGFHDAANSIATIVSTRVLTPFQAVIWAAFFNFVAFFIAKYIIGGFGIANTVSKTVVEQYITLPIILAGIIAAITWNLVTWWKGIPSSSSHTLIGGFAGAAIMANGFEAIQLNIILKIAAFIFLAPFIGMVIAFGFTLFVLYICRRAHPHTAEQWFKRLQLVSSALFSVGHGLNDSQKVMGIIAAAMIAGHSMGLGMGINSINDLPDWVAFSCFTAISLGTMSGGWKIVKTMGTKITKVTPLEGVIAETAGAFTLYITEMLKIPVSTTHTITGAIIGVGATKRLSAVRWGVTQSLMTAWILTIPVSGLLAAAIYYIVSIFL, from the coding sequence ATGGAATTATTAGTAACTATCATCATTCTGGCTCTGATATTCGATTATATCAACGGCTTTCACGATGCAGCAAACTCAATAGCTACCATCGTATCTACCAGGGTGCTTACTCCCTTTCAAGCTGTAATATGGGCTGCTTTCTTCAACTTCGTAGCCTTCTTCATTGCCAAATATATAATAGGTGGATTCGGTATCGCCAATACAGTATCCAAGACTGTGGTAGAGCAATATATCACCCTGCCCATTATATTAGCAGGAATTATAGCGGCTATCACTTGGAACCTGGTTACCTGGTGGAAAGGGATTCCGTCTTCTTCCTCACACACCCTTATCGGAGGGTTTGCAGGAGCTGCCATTATGGCAAACGGATTTGAAGCAATTCAGCTTAACATCATTCTTAAAATTGCAGCCTTTATCTTTCTGGCTCCTTTTATCGGAATGGTCATTGCTTTTGGTTTCACCCTGTTTGTCCTCTACATCTGCCGACGCGCACATCCTCACACAGCCGAGCAATGGTTCAAGAGGTTACAACTCGTATCCTCCGCCCTCTTCAGCGTCGGACATGGCTTGAACGATTCACAGAAAGTAATGGGTATTATTGCCGCTGCCATGATAGCCGGCCATTCAATGGGATTGGGCATGGGTATCAACAGCATCAATGACCTTCCCGACTGGGTTGCTTTTTCGTGCTTCACAGCAATTTCACTCGGTACGATGTCCGGTGGCTGGAAAATAGTGAAAACAATGGGAACAAAAATTACCAAAGTAACCCCATTGGAAGGAGTGATTGCCGAAACAGCAGGTGCTTTCACTCTCTACATTACGGAAATGTTGAAAATCCCCGTTAGTACTACACATACTATCACAGGAGCGATTATTGGAGTAGGTGCAACTAAACGCCTCTCTGCCGTTCGTTGGGGAGTAACCCAAAGCCTCATGACTGCCTGGATTCTTACAATTCCAGTCAGTGGACTCTTAGCTGCAGCTATTTATTATATTGTTTCCATCTTTTTATAG
- a CDS encoding DUF47 domain-containing protein, with the protein MKNSFFSQFTPKEPKFFPLLKQLSEVLCEASVVLIESLQHDSPTERSDYYKKIKDLEREGDRLTHLIFDELGTTFITPFDREDIHDLASCMDDVIDGINSCAKRISIYNPRPISENGKELSRLIQEEAIYICKAMDELETFRKKPTLLREYCSKLHEIENQADDVYEFFITKLFEEEKDCIELIKIKEIMHELEKTTDAAEHVGKILKNLIVKYA; encoded by the coding sequence ATGAAAAATTCTTTTTTTAGCCAGTTTACTCCAAAGGAGCCCAAATTTTTCCCTTTACTGAAACAGCTATCAGAAGTGCTCTGCGAAGCATCAGTTGTTTTAATAGAAAGCTTGCAACATGACTCACCTACAGAACGTTCGGACTACTACAAAAAAATCAAAGACCTAGAACGGGAAGGCGACAGACTGACACACCTGATTTTTGATGAATTAGGTACTACCTTTATCACTCCTTTCGACCGCGAAGATATTCATGACTTAGCTTCCTGCATGGATGACGTCATTGACGGAATAAACAGTTGTGCCAAACGAATCTCTATTTACAATCCCCGTCCTATTTCAGAGAATGGCAAAGAGTTGAGCCGTTTGATTCAGGAGGAAGCGATCTATATATGCAAAGCCATGGACGAACTCGAAACATTCCGTAAGAAACCGACTCTTCTCCGTGAATACTGTTCCAAACTGCATGAAATCGAGAACCAGGCGGATGATGTATACGAATTCTTTATCACCAAACTTTTCGAAGAGGAAAAAGATTGCATTGAACTTATCAAAATAAAGGAGATCATGCATGAACTGGAAAAAACGACCGATGCCGCAGAGCATGTAGGTAAGATTCTCAAAAACCTGATTGTAAAGTACGCATAA
- a CDS encoding DedA family protein has translation MDFLLDFILHIDQYMVMIVRDYHAWTYAILFSIIFCETGLVVTPFLPGDSLLFVAGAISALPDMPISVHILVIILFAAAVLGDSCNYMIGHFFGRKLFNNPNSRIFKQSYLEKTHEFYKKYGGKTIILARFVPIVRTFAPFVAGMGKMNYYYFMMYNLVGGALWVAVFCYAGYFFGDLPFVQENLKLLIVAIIFISVLPAIIEVVRAKLKS, from the coding sequence ATGGACTTTTTATTGGATTTTATACTTCATATCGATCAATATATGGTGATGATTGTGCGTGATTATCATGCCTGGACATACGCCATCTTGTTTTCTATCATCTTCTGTGAAACCGGATTAGTGGTCACTCCTTTTCTTCCCGGTGATTCTTTACTCTTCGTTGCAGGAGCCATTTCAGCATTACCCGATATGCCCATCAGCGTGCATATACTTGTCATTATCTTATTTGCTGCTGCCGTATTAGGCGATTCCTGCAATTACATGATAGGACATTTCTTCGGCCGAAAGCTGTTTAATAACCCCAACTCCAGGATATTCAAACAAAGTTATCTGGAGAAAACACACGAGTTCTATAAAAAGTATGGTGGGAAAACAATTATTCTAGCCAGATTTGTCCCGATAGTACGCACATTTGCACCTTTCGTAGCAGGAATGGGAAAGATGAATTACTACTATTTTATGATGTATAATTTAGTTGGTGGTGCGCTCTGGGTTGCCGTATTCTGTTATGCTGGTTATTTCTTCGGCGACCTTCCGTTTGTGCAGGAAAACCTGAAATTACTGATTGTAGCCATCATATTTATCTCTGTATTGCCTGCCATTATAGAGGTAGTACGTGCCAAACTAAAATCTTAA
- a CDS encoding GNAT family N-acetyltransferase — protein sequence MIRKLDKTEYDRATSLALEVYIQCGAEDFDEEGLNSFKSFIFSEQLMNELVIYGAFDNENLVGIMGTKNEGKHLSLFFIGKEHHRKGIGKQLFNFAIKHCPVNEMTVNSSTYAIPFYQSLGFDKIAGKQCTNGITYTPMKFTISNFKE from the coding sequence ATGATACGCAAATTAGACAAGACCGAATATGACCGGGCTACCTCATTAGCATTGGAGGTATATATACAATGTGGAGCGGAAGACTTCGATGAAGAAGGTTTGAATTCATTCAAAAGTTTTATCTTTAGTGAGCAACTTATGAATGAATTAGTGATTTACGGGGCTTTTGACAATGAAAATCTAGTAGGCATTATGGGAACGAAGAATGAAGGGAAGCATCTATCCCTGTTCTTCATCGGAAAAGAACACCACCGTAAAGGCATCGGCAAACAATTATTCAATTTTGCAATCAAGCATTGCCCGGTAAATGAAATGACGGTTAATTCATCCACATACGCTATTCCTTTTTATCAAAGTCTGGGCTTCGATAAAATTGCCGGGAAACAATGTACCAATGGGATAACATATACTCCGATGAAATTTACGATAAGCAACTTCAAAGAATAA
- a CDS encoding carboxypeptidase-like regulatory domain-containing protein — protein sequence MKNVEKHLVGWLSVCLLLCSFPVWAQGDAGDYLTIVGMVKDKQNKKALENVNVSVHGSNIGTVTNAEGEFALKIKKTEALRELEISHIGYVNNHISLEKETPSKLTVWLTPHANLLNEVVVFAENPRMIVEKAISKIPLNYSDKRDMLTGFYRETVQKGRRYIGISEAVIDVSKTAYTNRNTNYDKVRVVKGRRLLSQKASDTLAVKVVGGPNLSITLDVVKNKGALLDMEELNNYEFWMAESMLIDNRMQYVINFRPKVILMYALLYGKLYIDRERLSFTRIEMSLDMQDKSKATTAILYKKPLGLRFKPQELSYLVTYKDVEGKTYLNYISNTIRFKCDWKKKLFSTSYTVASEMVVTDKREGMLETIPNKEAFSLNQIFYDKVDEYWSPDFWGNYNIIEPTESLEHAVDKLKKQSN from the coding sequence ATGAAGAATGTAGAAAAACACTTGGTTGGATGGCTGTCAGTTTGTTTGCTGCTTTGTAGCTTTCCTGTGTGGGCGCAAGGAGATGCCGGAGATTATCTAACAATCGTTGGTATGGTGAAAGACAAGCAAAATAAAAAAGCTCTGGAGAACGTAAATGTATCTGTGCATGGCAGTAATATCGGCACTGTGACGAATGCGGAAGGAGAATTTGCTTTGAAAATCAAAAAAACAGAAGCGCTGCGCGAACTGGAGATTTCACATATAGGTTATGTAAATAATCATATCTCTCTGGAGAAAGAAACACCCTCTAAGTTGACGGTTTGGCTGACACCTCATGCCAACCTGCTGAATGAAGTGGTGGTGTTTGCTGAAAATCCACGTATGATTGTAGAGAAGGCAATCAGTAAGATTCCTCTAAATTATAGTGATAAGCGTGATATGCTGACGGGATTTTATCGGGAGACTGTACAGAAAGGGCGTCGGTATATCGGTATATCGGAGGCTGTGATCGATGTGTCCAAAACAGCCTACACTAATAGAAATACTAATTATGACAAAGTAAGGGTGGTGAAGGGACGTCGCCTGCTTAGCCAGAAAGCGAGTGATACATTAGCTGTCAAGGTTGTTGGCGGCCCTAACTTGAGCATCACTTTGGATGTTGTGAAGAACAAGGGAGCATTACTCGATATGGAAGAATTGAATAATTATGAGTTCTGGATGGCGGAATCCATGCTTATAGATAACCGTATGCAGTATGTTATTAATTTCCGCCCGAAGGTAATCCTTATGTATGCTCTCTTGTATGGCAAATTATATATCGATCGTGAACGCTTGTCATTTACCCGTATAGAGATGAGTCTGGACATGCAGGATAAATCGAAGGCAACCACTGCCATTCTATATAAAAAACCTCTCGGTTTAAGATTCAAGCCGCAAGAGCTGTCCTACCTGGTCACTTATAAAGATGTGGAGGGAAAAACTTATCTGAATTACATTAGCAACACAATCCGTTTCAAATGTGACTGGAAGAAGAAACTGTTTTCCACAAGCTATACAGTAGCTTCCGAAATGGTCGTGACCGACAAGAGAGAAGGAATGTTGGAGACTATTCCCAACAAAGAAGCCTTCAGCTTGAATCAAATATTCTATGATAAAGTAGACGAATATTGGAGTCCGGACTTTTGGGGAAACTACAATATCATCGAACCTACGGAATCTTTGGAGCACGCAGTGGATAAATTAAAAAAGCAATCGAATTGA
- a CDS encoding RNA polymerase sigma-70 factor: MLDELLILKKIKGGDIKAFEELFRRYYFPLCCYAAGITGQMEVAEEIVEELFYVLWKERERLQIFQSVKSYLYRATRNQSLQYCEHEEVRNRYRETVLTTSNPEQSTDPHQQMEYEELERFINGTLEKLPVRRRRIFEMHRLEGRKYVEIATQLSLSVKTVEAEMTKSLRTLREEVEIYIHMK, translated from the coding sequence ATGCTGGATGAACTGCTCATACTAAAAAAGATAAAGGGAGGTGACATAAAAGCGTTTGAGGAACTCTTTCGCCGTTACTATTTTCCTCTTTGCTGTTATGCGGCAGGCATTACCGGGCAAATGGAAGTGGCTGAAGAGATTGTGGAGGAACTTTTTTATGTACTTTGGAAAGAAAGAGAGCGCTTACAGATCTTTCAGTCCGTTAAAAGTTACTTGTATAGAGCGACTCGTAATCAATCTTTGCAGTATTGCGAACACGAGGAAGTTCGGAACAGATACCGTGAAACTGTATTGACCACTTCCAACCCGGAGCAGTCAACAGATCCTCATCAACAGATGGAGTATGAGGAATTGGAGAGATTCATAAATGGAACCCTTGAAAAGCTGCCGGTTCGCAGACGGCGGATTTTCGAGATGCATCGTCTGGAAGGGCGGAAATATGTCGAGATAGCGACGCAGCTTTCGCTTTCTGTTAAGACAGTAGAGGCTGAAATGACAAAATCCCTCCGGACATTGCGAGAAGAAGTAGAAATTTATATTCACATGAAGTGA
- a CDS encoding FecR family protein, with the protein MKTDIYKIKTDQAWNRLYNRLDNDRLLAKVDEGHHTRKYSQWIRYGAVAAVLIGVIWGTLYWVTGSDKELAQHLLTQENQGVSTLATTLEDGSVVLLAKETSLLYPKHFIADKREVSLQGNAFFDVAKKQGQPFWIDTEQAKIEVLGTAFSVQSDENAPFRLSVQRGIVKVTLKKGNQECYVKAGETVVVRSQRLVVLDTDKENEEWGSFFKHIRFKDESLANILKVMNLNSDSLQIQVVSPALEERRLTVEFSDESSEVIANLIASALGLQCIRQGDILLLSE; encoded by the coding sequence ATGAAAACAGATATTTATAAAATAAAGACAGATCAGGCGTGGAATCGATTGTATAATCGCTTGGACAATGACCGTTTACTTGCGAAAGTGGATGAAGGCCACCATACACGCAAATATTCACAATGGATCAGGTACGGAGCAGTTGCCGCCGTTTTGATAGGCGTCATTTGGGGAACTTTGTATTGGGTGACCGGTTCTGATAAAGAACTGGCACAGCATCTTCTTACACAGGAAAATCAAGGTGTTTCCACTTTGGCAACGACTCTCGAAGACGGTTCTGTCGTACTCTTGGCAAAAGAAACTTCCCTGTTATATCCGAAACATTTTATTGCTGATAAACGGGAAGTGAGTCTACAGGGAAATGCGTTCTTTGACGTAGCAAAGAAGCAGGGACAACCCTTTTGGATTGATACGGAGCAAGCTAAGATTGAAGTGCTAGGTACTGCTTTCAGTGTGCAAAGTGATGAAAATGCTCCGTTCCGTTTATCCGTACAAAGAGGGATAGTGAAGGTTACTCTAAAAAAAGGAAATCAGGAGTGTTATGTAAAAGCGGGGGAAACGGTAGTAGTGCGATCACAACGATTAGTCGTTTTGGATACAGATAAGGAGAATGAAGAGTGGGGGAGCTTCTTTAAGCATATACGATTTAAAGATGAATCGTTAGCGAACATTCTGAAAGTCATGAATTTGAATTCGGATAGTTTGCAAATACAAGTTGTCTCACCGGCATTGGAGGAACGTCGGCTGACTGTCGAATTCTCTGACGAATCTTCTGAAGTTATAGCTAATCTGATAGCTAGTGCGCTCGGTCTGCAATGTATCCGGCAAGGAGATATTCTTTTATTATCGGAATAG
- a CDS encoding carboxypeptidase-like regulatory domain-containing protein, whose product MKQAYHYLSILLILFFFVDMMRADGSDVLERIVRLPKIKGTVYSLLSDVSQQSGYMFIYDSKVIDNDAVVKIKGGERSIRQAVYDIVGNTSLEFQVMGTHILITLPSEKKVRVQQDFVPEQITNFVIIGTLLDKETGIPISSATVGVRGTSIGSITNQNGDFKLSLPDSLKNDSITFSHIGYLSQDIEFALLIGRHNILSLEPKVVPLQEVVIRRSDPKKLLREMIERRNKNYSHTPVYLTTFYREGVQLKNKFQNLSEAVFKVYKTSSYSSVPDQVKLLKMSRLSNVEAKDSLLVKVKSGIQACIQMDIIKDMPEFLTPSVEKGIYDYTSEGVTFLEDRFVNVVHFEQKKGISEPLFCGELFLDSETSALLQARLEIHPVYVKNAAGMFVERRTRNVRMIPQKVVYTISYKPWQGTYYIHHIRGDLHFKVKRAKMLFSSRDLHIWFEMITCKVDTEQVVVFPRTDRLPTRTIFSDTCFKYDENFWKDFNVIPLEEEISKLIEKISLKIEEIGD is encoded by the coding sequence ATGAAACAGGCTTATCATTATCTGTCCATTCTGCTGATACTCTTCTTCTTCGTTGATATGATGAGAGCGGATGGAAGTGATGTGCTGGAGCGTATAGTCAGACTTCCCAAGATAAAAGGTACTGTTTATTCATTGTTGAGTGATGTCTCTCAACAGTCGGGATATATGTTTATTTATGATAGTAAAGTCATTGATAATGATGCAGTAGTGAAGATAAAGGGAGGCGAACGTTCCATTCGTCAGGCAGTGTATGACATCGTAGGAAATACCAGTCTGGAGTTTCAAGTGATGGGCACTCACATCCTGATTACTCTCCCTTCGGAGAAAAAGGTACGTGTGCAACAAGATTTTGTTCCGGAACAGATAACAAACTTTGTCATTATCGGTACTTTGCTGGATAAGGAGACAGGAATACCTATCTCTTCTGCTACTGTTGGAGTGCGAGGAACATCTATTGGCAGTATAACGAATCAGAATGGAGATTTTAAACTGTCTTTACCCGATTCTTTGAAAAATGATTCGATTACTTTTTCTCATATAGGTTATCTTTCACAGGACATAGAGTTTGCTTTGCTGATTGGACGGCACAATATACTTAGTCTCGAACCTAAAGTTGTCCCTTTGCAGGAAGTGGTGATTCGTCGAAGTGATCCAAAGAAACTTTTGCGTGAAATGATTGAGCGGCGGAATAAGAACTATTCGCATACTCCGGTATATCTGACTACTTTTTATCGTGAAGGAGTTCAGTTGAAAAACAAATTTCAAAACTTGTCAGAAGCTGTGTTTAAGGTTTATAAGACATCCTCATATTCTTCTGTACCGGATCAGGTGAAGTTGTTGAAGATGAGCCGGCTAAGTAATGTAGAAGCAAAAGACAGCTTGCTTGTAAAAGTAAAATCCGGAATTCAGGCCTGTATCCAGATGGATATCATCAAAGATATGCCCGAGTTCCTGACTCCTAGTGTAGAGAAGGGTATTTATGACTATACTTCAGAAGGAGTAACGTTTTTAGAGGACCGATTTGTAAATGTGGTGCATTTTGAACAGAAAAAGGGAATCAGCGAACCTCTTTTTTGTGGAGAGCTATTTCTTGATTCCGAGACAAGTGCTCTATTGCAAGCCCGTCTGGAAATTCATCCTGTATATGTGAAGAATGCGGCAGGTATGTTTGTCGAAAGGCGTACGCGTAACGTGCGGATGATTCCTCAAAAGGTGGTATATACTATTTCTTACAAACCGTGGCAAGGGACTTATTACATACACCATATCCGTGGAGATCTTCATTTCAAAGTGAAACGGGCAAAAATGCTGTTCAGCAGCCGGGATCTTCATATCTGGTTTGAGATGATTACTTGCAAGGTGGATACCGAACAAGTGGTCGTATTTCCCCGTACAGACAGATTGCCTACCCGTACCATCTTCTCCGACACCTGTTTCAAATATGATGAGAACTTTTGGAAGGACTTCAACGTGATCCCATTGGAAGAGGAAATCAGTAAACTGATAGAAAAGATCTCTTTGAAGATAGAAGAAATAGGTGATTGA
- a CDS encoding DUF4250 domain-containing protein, giving the protein MELPKDPMMLFSVINMKLRDCYSSLDELCEDMNVDKDELVNQLKAVGFEYSVEHNKFW; this is encoded by the coding sequence ATGGAATTACCAAAAGATCCGATGATGTTGTTCAGCGTCATCAATATGAAGTTACGTGATTGTTATTCTTCACTTGACGAACTTTGTGAAGATATGAATGTGGACAAGGATGAATTAGTGAATCAGTTGAAAGCCGTGGGCTTTGAATATAGTGTAGAACACAATAAGTTCTGGTAA
- a CDS encoding RNA polymerase sigma factor, with translation MINENKIREACASNRERGFKMLMDSFQVPIYNYIRRLVVSHEDAEDVLQEVFIRVFRHIDQFREESSLSTWIYRIATNESLRLLNGRKDEGVVSAEDVQEELMGKLKASDYIDYENELAVKFQEAILSLPEKQRLVFNLRYYDELEYEEIARVLDSKVDTLKVNYHYAKEKIKEYILNR, from the coding sequence ATGATAAACGAGAATAAAATTCGTGAAGCTTGTGCCTCGAATCGCGAACGGGGATTCAAGATGTTGATGGACTCTTTTCAGGTACCGATATATAATTATATCCGTAGACTGGTCGTATCTCATGAAGATGCGGAGGATGTGCTTCAGGAAGTCTTTATCCGGGTGTTCCGGCATATCGATCAGTTTCGCGAAGAAAGTTCACTGTCAACCTGGATTTACCGGATTGCCACGAATGAGAGTTTACGCTTGCTGAACGGTCGTAAAGATGAGGGAGTTGTTTCTGCAGAAGATGTTCAAGAAGAGTTGATGGGCAAGTTGAAGGCTTCCGATTATATTGATTATGAAAATGAGCTGGCAGTGAAGTTTCAGGAGGCCATTCTAAGTTTGCCTGAAAAGCAACGGCTTGTATTCAACTTACGTTATTACGATGAACTTGAATATGAAGAGATTGCCCGTGTACTGGATAGCAAAGTGGATACACTAAAAGTGAATTACCACTATGCGAAAGAGAAGATTAAGGAATATATATTAAACAGATAG